The following coding sequences lie in one Rutidosis leptorrhynchoides isolate AG116_Rl617_1_P2 chromosome 4, CSIRO_AGI_Rlap_v1, whole genome shotgun sequence genomic window:
- the LOC139840585 gene encoding uncharacterized protein, whose translation MEEAAHSSIASLIKEEFDKRMPQLLNEAGNLRAEGRQTVNHEIVTSRPYGLKDFKLSNPPTYERDLNPIKSTRWISDIEGCFRTTRCPEDLKTTFGVCMLRGVAQRWWDDLLAIQGNDYAERLTWGEFKREFFKNFRSEAEVGRLKSELQNTHQGSMDLNTFRVHFIDRLQFNSEYINDEMGKCRLFHGLLREEIRERLIISQFRSFPDLFDAARDVENELVKKGAITYKKENFNSKRKFEQSGSPNKKTKGNEGRKGGGCNLGQLCFTCGKLGHILRDCKSTIPKATICFNCHDEGHRKAYCPKLSEFERKEEQRKEVIRRLEKSAGTPKSRSFQMTVDEALRSSEVVAGPCLIIRVKTPSREEVIIQGEGQRRPASICTYARARRLVSSGCAAFLAHVVDSRKESKFIEDLPVVRDYKDVFPDDLPGVPPERQVEFRIELIPGAAPIVKTPYRLAPTEMQELMSQLQELLDKGFIRLSNSPWGAPLTRKNVKFDWGNDQEVAFQLLKHKLSHAPVLVLPEGTEDMTVYCDASINGLGCVLMQKGRVIAYASRQLKEQEKNYPIHDLELAAVVHALKFWRHYLYGIKCTIYTDHESLKYLFNQRYLNNRQRRWLDLLKDYDCEILYHSGKANVLADALSRKNQYPGIRVESLRMVITNEFLKKLGEIQVETFVHNKHEERIKGQTESIKLGPHGLLSFNGIVWVPKIGEYR comes from the exons ATGGAAGAGGCTGCCCACTCTTCTATCGCCTCGTTGATTAAAGAGGAATTTGATAAGCGAATGCCCCAACTTTTAAATGAAGCGGGTAATTTAAGGGCCGAAGGGAGGCAAACTGTGAATCATGAGATTGTTACTTCAAGGCCTTATGGCTTAAAAGACTTCAAACTTAGCAATCCACCCACTTATGAGAGAGACCTCAATCCCATCAAGAGCACTCGATGGATTTCTGATATTGAGGGTTGCTTTAGGACAACGCGATGTCCTGAGGACTTGAAAACTACGTTTGGAGTGTGTATGTTAAGGGGTGTTGCTCAAAGATGGTGGGATGATCTTCTTGCGATACAAGGGAATGACTACGCGGAGAGGTTGACTTGGGGAGAATTCAAGCgtgaatttttcaaaaattttcgaTCAGAGGCCGAAGTGGGACGATTGAAGTCTGAACTCCAAAATACTCATCAAGGGAGTATGGACTTGAATACATTTCGAGTTCACTTTATAGATCGACTTCAATTTAATTCTGAGTATATTAATGATGAAATGGGGAAATGTAGATTGTTTCATGGTTTATTGCGTGAAGAAATTAGAGAGAGGCTAATTATATCTCAATTTCGTTCTTTCCCTGATTTGTTTGATGCTGCGAGGGATGTTGAAAATGAACTTGTTAAGAAGGGTGCGATAACGTATAAGAAGGAAAATTTCAACTCGAAGAGGAAGTTTGAACAAAGTGGTTCGCCTAATAAAAAGACAAAAGGTAATGAAGGGAGGAAAGGCGGAGGTTGTAACCTAGGTCAATTGTGTTTCACATGTGGCAAACTGGGCCACATTTTAAGGGATTGTAAGTCTACTATTCCCAAAGCTACTATTTGTTTCAATTGTCATGATGAAGGGCATCGAAAGGCCTATTGTCCTAAATTATCTGAGTTCGAGAGAAAGGAAGAGCAACGGAAGGAGGTGATAAGAAGGTTAGAAAAGTCGGCGGGCACGCCAAAGAGTAGGTCTTTTCAGATGACTGTGGATGAAGCTCTAAGGTCATCAGAAGTAGTAGCAGGTCCCTGTCTT ATTATCCGGGTGAAAACCCCAAGTAGGGAAGAAGTAATTATTCAAGGAGAAGGACAGCGACGGCCCGCTTCTATATGCACTTATGCTCGTGCACGTCGTCTTGTGTCTAGTGGTTGTGCAGCCTTTTTGGCTCATGTTGTTGACTCTCGAAAAGAATCAAAGTTTATCGAAGATCTCCCGGTAGTTAGGGACTATAAAGATGTGTTTCCGGATGATCTTCCGGGTGTTCCTcctgaaagacaagtagaatttcgcatagaGTTGATTCCGGGTGCTGCACCTATTGTTAAGACTCCCTATCGCTTAGCGCCAACTGAAATGCAAGAACTAATGAGTCAActtcaagaactattggataaagggttCATTCGTCTAAGTAATTCACCGTGGGGAGCACCG TTGACACGAAAGAATGTAAAGTTCGATTGGGGTAATGACCAAGAAGTAGCCTTTCAATTGTTAAAGCATAAGCTAAGTCatgctccggtgttggtattaccggaaggAACCGAAGATATGaccgtttattgtgatgcatcgattaACGGTCTTGGTTGTGTCTTGATGCAAAAAGGAAGGGTTATTGCATATGCTTCAAGGCAATTAAAGGAGCAAGAAAAGAACTATCCTATACATGATCTTGAGctagcggcggtggttcatgctttAAAATTTTGGCGTCATTACTTGTATGGCATTAAATGTACAATTTATACGGACCACGAGAGTTTGAAGTACCTTTTCAACCAAAGATATTTGAATAACCGACAACGGAGGTGGTTGGATCtcttaaaggattatgattgtgagatactttatcattcgggtaaAGCTAATGTTTTAgcggacgccttgagtcgaaagaATCAATACCCGGGGATACGAGTAGAATCTTTACGTATGGTCATAACAAATGAATTCCTTAAAAAGCTTGGTGAAATTCAAGTTGAAACTTTCGTTCATaacaaacatgaagaacgaatTAAGGGACAAACAGAATCCATTAAATTAGGTCCGCATGGGTTGTTGTCTTTTAATGGAATAGTGTGGGTGCCAAAGATAGGTGAATACCGATAA